The proteins below are encoded in one region of Paenarthrobacter ilicis:
- a CDS encoding NUDIX hydrolase gives MPQHPEPQRFPVTVDVVALTVRGGELNVLLITRLIEPFKGKAALPGGFVLAGEDLLQAAGRELAEETGVERLPGHLEQLASYGPKGRDPRGDILTVAHLLLAPDFPVLAAGSDAEHAAWYPVREVVGGGLELAFDHARILDDALERAKSKLEYSPLGAAFCGEEFTIAQLRAVYEAVWGTRLDPRNFHRKATGTPGFLEDTGTMTTGDAGRPAALFRLTPEARTTPGQATRAVLNPPLMRPRE, from the coding sequence ATGCCGCAACATCCTGAGCCCCAGCGCTTTCCTGTCACCGTGGACGTCGTAGCCCTGACCGTGCGTGGGGGAGAGTTGAACGTCCTGCTCATCACCCGCCTCATCGAACCCTTCAAAGGCAAGGCCGCGCTGCCCGGCGGCTTCGTCCTGGCGGGCGAGGACCTGCTCCAAGCGGCGGGCCGGGAACTGGCGGAAGAGACCGGCGTCGAACGCTTGCCCGGCCACCTGGAGCAACTGGCGAGCTACGGACCCAAGGGCCGCGATCCCCGCGGCGATATCCTCACAGTGGCCCACCTGCTGCTTGCGCCGGACTTTCCGGTGCTGGCGGCCGGCAGCGATGCGGAACATGCGGCCTGGTACCCGGTGCGGGAAGTGGTGGGCGGCGGGTTGGAGCTTGCCTTCGATCACGCGCGGATCCTGGACGACGCCCTCGAGCGCGCCAAATCAAAGCTGGAATACTCGCCCCTTGGCGCAGCCTTCTGCGGCGAAGAGTTCACTATCGCACAGCTCCGTGCCGTCTATGAGGCCGTGTGGGGCACCCGCCTGGACCCGCGCAACTTCCACCGCAAAGCCACGGGCACGCCCGGCTTCCTGGAGGACACCGGCACCATGACCACGGGCGACGCCGGACGGCCCGCCGCCCTCTTTCGGCTCACCCCCGAGGCGCGTACGACGCCGGGCCAAGCCACCCGCGCGGTGCTTAACCCGCCGCTGATGCGGCCAAGGGAGTAG
- a CDS encoding SPFH domain-containing protein, producing MANIKRYPWISHFLGSPTGYVVHLQKGTVRHQGVGQAFWFRPANSVLSEVPVDDQELPTLFHAITRDHQDVSVQANVTYRFIDPVAVSTRLDFGLQTTGSAPATGREQVATIIGQLCQSHAIDQIATTTLGEALERGVSQLRLVLTDALRADARLQSTGIEILGVQVLAVRPESDVERALQTPVREQLQAEADRAVYERRAVAVERERTISENEMASQIELAVRRENLVAQEGANARRAAEEKAAAGLIEAQSAAERKGIGAAAEAQQIRLVGEAAAAKEAATMEVYRGMEQSTLMALAFRDAAGSLPNIGNLTITPDLLSGALAGLFKDQAATPAEK from the coding sequence ATGGCAAACATCAAGCGCTACCCCTGGATCAGCCACTTCCTGGGCAGCCCCACCGGCTACGTGGTCCACCTGCAGAAAGGCACCGTCCGCCACCAGGGAGTCGGCCAGGCGTTCTGGTTCCGCCCCGCCAACTCGGTCCTCTCCGAAGTCCCCGTGGACGACCAGGAACTGCCCACCCTGTTCCACGCAATCACCCGCGACCACCAGGACGTCAGCGTCCAAGCCAACGTGACCTACCGCTTCATCGACCCCGTGGCTGTTTCCACCCGGCTGGACTTCGGTCTGCAGACAACGGGATCGGCGCCGGCCACGGGACGCGAGCAGGTGGCCACCATCATTGGGCAGCTCTGCCAAAGCCACGCCATTGACCAGATCGCCACCACCACCCTGGGTGAGGCCCTGGAACGCGGAGTCAGCCAACTGCGGCTGGTCCTCACCGACGCCCTCCGGGCCGATGCGCGGCTCCAGTCCACGGGCATCGAGATCCTGGGTGTTCAGGTGCTCGCCGTGCGGCCGGAATCAGACGTGGAGAGGGCTTTGCAGACTCCGGTTCGCGAGCAACTCCAAGCCGAAGCGGACCGGGCTGTCTACGAAAGGCGGGCAGTCGCCGTCGAACGTGAACGCACCATCTCCGAGAACGAGATGGCCAGCCAGATCGAACTGGCCGTCCGCCGCGAGAACCTGGTGGCGCAGGAAGGCGCCAACGCCCGCCGTGCCGCCGAAGAGAAGGCCGCCGCAGGCCTGATCGAGGCCCAAAGCGCCGCCGAACGCAAGGGAATCGGCGCCGCCGCCGAAGCCCAGCAGATCCGCCTGGTGGGTGAAGCCGCGGCAGCCAAGGAAGCCGCCACCATGGAGGTCTACCGTGGCATGGAGCAGTCCACGCTCATGGCCCTCGCGTTCAGGGATGCCGCCGGCAGCCTGCCGAACATCGGCAACCTGACCATCACCCCGGACCTGCTCAGCGGAGCACTCGCCGGACTGTTCAAGGACCAGGCCGCCACGCCTGCAGAGAAGTAA
- a CDS encoding NAD(+)/NADH kinase → MATPRIVLVHRRTELQELLDRHATRGQAEFFLRTRGRSIQDVQDRHDHLTAALATVRASIPAEWRQAEVERADLSRFLITAEDIIVVVGQDGLVANVAKYLNGQPVIGVDPEPGANPGVLVRHSPGAAAALLRAGDVGQLRCQNLTTVTATLDDGQQLSALNEVFVGHASHQSAKYVVTAPSFTSPDGQTERQSSSGLIVSTGTGATGWCASIALERGGRALPAPTDPRLAWFVREAWPSPVTGAALTEGVLEAGEVLRITVASDQLVVFGDGMEDDRLVASWGQEITVQLGQRPLRLVA, encoded by the coding sequence ATGGCAACCCCGCGCATCGTCCTTGTCCACCGGCGGACCGAGCTCCAGGAACTCCTGGACCGGCACGCCACCCGCGGCCAGGCCGAATTCTTCCTCCGCACCCGAGGCCGCAGCATCCAGGACGTGCAGGACAGGCACGATCACCTGACGGCTGCACTGGCCACCGTGCGCGCTTCCATCCCTGCGGAGTGGCGCCAAGCCGAGGTGGAGCGCGCGGATCTCAGCCGGTTCCTGATCACCGCGGAAGACATCATTGTGGTGGTGGGGCAGGACGGCCTGGTGGCGAACGTCGCCAAGTACCTGAACGGTCAGCCCGTGATCGGCGTCGACCCCGAGCCCGGCGCGAACCCCGGGGTTCTTGTACGCCACTCCCCCGGGGCCGCCGCCGCTCTGCTGCGGGCCGGGGACGTTGGACAGCTCCGCTGCCAGAACCTCACCACCGTGACGGCAACGCTCGACGACGGGCAACAACTTTCGGCGCTCAACGAAGTTTTTGTGGGACACGCCTCGCACCAATCGGCCAAGTACGTTGTGACGGCACCGAGTTTCACCTCCCCCGACGGACAGACCGAGCGGCAATCGTCGTCGGGGCTCATCGTTTCCACGGGCACCGGGGCAACCGGCTGGTGCGCATCGATCGCGTTGGAGCGCGGCGGCCGCGCACTGCCCGCCCCCACGGATCCCCGGCTCGCGTGGTTTGTCCGCGAAGCCTGGCCGTCACCGGTCACGGGAGCCGCCTTGACGGAAGGCGTGCTGGAGGCCGGCGAGGTTCTCCGGATCACGGTGGCATCCGATCAGTTGGTGGTGTTCGGCGATGGCATGGAGGACGACCGGCTGGTGGCCTCGTGGGGGCAGGAAATCACGGTGCAATTGGGGCAGAGGCCGCTGCGGCTGGTTGCCTGA
- the ggt gene encoding gamma-glutamyltransferase yields MTHVRRQLAAVTAALALTATSGAMAGPAFADPRETDKTPTATGYGGAVSTVDPEASAAAIEVLRKGGNAADAAVAAAATLGVTEPYSAGIGGGGYFVFYDAKTKQVGTIDGRETAPAAITKDAFIDPATKEPYKFTPDLVTSGVSVGVPGTAATWERALKRWGTLDLKDALKPAINVANRGFVVDETFRQQTLDNKLRFDAFTSTRDLFLPGGDAPAVGSVFKNHDLAATYRLLAKEGTKAFYGGPLAEEIAKTVQAPPKTTTTELPVPVGSMTAKDLAQYKVVDQDATKVEYRGYDVYGMAPSSSGGTTVGEALNILENYNLKGMKPADALHHYFEASSLAFADRGAYVGDPAFVNVPTKALLDQVFAKERSCRISPTAAAPKPVAPGDVKSYDGVCPASAAPLADETDTENISTTNMTVSDKWGNVVEYTLTIEQTGGSGIVVPGRGFLLNNELTDFSTVYSESDPNRIQPGKRPRSSMAPTIILKDGAPFLALGSPGGSTIITTVLQTIVNRVDLGMTAPEALTAPRAAPRNGATVSSEPAFIDAYGKDLTALGHTLVPAGDAFTSAAEIGAATAIEFNKDGSTTAVAEPTRRGGGSAMVVREQPGKHGGK; encoded by the coding sequence ATGACACATGTGAGACGTCAACTGGCTGCTGTAACGGCGGCCTTGGCACTGACTGCGACCAGCGGAGCGATGGCCGGCCCCGCGTTCGCCGATCCCCGCGAAACGGACAAAACCCCAACGGCCACTGGCTACGGCGGAGCCGTCAGCACGGTTGACCCCGAGGCTTCGGCAGCCGCCATCGAAGTTCTGAGGAAGGGCGGCAACGCAGCCGACGCCGCTGTTGCAGCGGCAGCCACCCTCGGCGTAACCGAACCCTATAGTGCGGGCATTGGGGGCGGCGGGTACTTCGTTTTCTACGATGCCAAGACCAAACAGGTGGGCACCATCGACGGCCGAGAAACCGCTCCCGCCGCCATCACTAAAGACGCCTTCATCGATCCCGCCACCAAAGAACCCTACAAATTCACCCCGGACCTGGTGACCAGCGGAGTGTCAGTTGGCGTTCCCGGCACCGCCGCCACGTGGGAGCGCGCTTTGAAGCGCTGGGGAACGCTGGATCTAAAGGATGCCTTGAAACCTGCCATCAATGTGGCCAACCGCGGCTTCGTGGTGGATGAGACGTTCCGGCAGCAAACGTTGGACAACAAACTGCGTTTTGACGCGTTCACCTCCACGCGGGACCTGTTCTTGCCCGGTGGTGACGCTCCCGCCGTCGGAAGCGTCTTCAAGAACCACGATCTTGCGGCGACGTACCGCCTGCTCGCCAAAGAAGGCACCAAGGCGTTTTACGGCGGGCCGCTGGCGGAAGAGATCGCCAAGACCGTGCAGGCACCACCCAAAACCACCACCACAGAGCTTCCGGTTCCGGTGGGCAGCATGACCGCCAAGGATCTGGCCCAATACAAAGTGGTGGATCAGGACGCCACCAAAGTGGAATACCGCGGATACGACGTTTACGGCATGGCCCCGTCCAGCAGCGGCGGAACCACGGTTGGCGAGGCGCTGAACATCCTGGAGAACTACAACCTCAAGGGGATGAAGCCGGCCGATGCCCTGCACCACTACTTCGAAGCGAGCTCGTTGGCGTTTGCGGATCGCGGTGCGTATGTGGGCGACCCGGCCTTCGTGAATGTTCCCACCAAGGCGCTGCTGGATCAGGTTTTCGCGAAGGAACGCTCCTGCCGGATCAGCCCGACGGCGGCTGCCCCCAAGCCTGTGGCGCCCGGTGATGTGAAATCGTACGACGGCGTGTGCCCGGCTTCTGCGGCGCCACTCGCCGACGAGACGGATACGGAAAACATCTCCACCACCAACATGACCGTGTCCGATAAGTGGGGCAACGTGGTGGAGTACACGCTGACCATTGAGCAAACGGGTGGGTCCGGAATTGTGGTGCCGGGGCGTGGATTCCTGCTCAACAATGAGCTCACGGATTTCAGCACGGTGTACAGCGAGTCGGATCCCAACCGAATTCAGCCCGGCAAACGTCCGCGTTCATCCATGGCGCCCACCATCATCCTGAAGGACGGCGCACCGTTCCTGGCATTGGGTTCACCCGGCGGATCCACCATCATCACCACGGTGCTCCAAACCATTGTGAACCGCGTGGACCTGGGCATGACTGCACCGGAAGCTCTGACCGCACCACGTGCCGCGCCACGTAACGGTGCCACCGTCAGCTCCGAGCCCGCATTCATTGATGCTTATGGCAAGGATCTAACGGCCTTGGGACACACTCTGGTCCCTGCCGGGGATGCCTTCACCTCCGCCGCGGAGATCGGGGCGGCCACGGCGATCGAGTTCAATAAGGACGGTTCCACCACGGCTGTGGCCGAACCAACCCGTCGGGGTGGTGGGTCGGCCATGGTGGTGAGAGAGCAACCCGGGAAACACGGCGGGAAGTGA
- a CDS encoding NUDIX hydrolase: MSEPQELLSAQDELWRKLWSTRAYKGFVTVNKDTYLEADGSVSEWDVIAGPDSAAMLAFTPGGADVVLFEQFRVGPGKTLLELPGGYVNHGETPQDAAHREMAEETGYKSSAVYYAGSEWWSARSSRRKHVSIAAEARPEGAPQWDASEAGFVRLLPSQDLMEFLLAGELTDAGLACRGLLKFAVSASLDPALQKLQTVVRKLLPGA; encoded by the coding sequence TTGAGCGAGCCACAGGAACTGTTGAGCGCGCAGGACGAACTGTGGCGCAAACTCTGGTCCACACGCGCCTACAAAGGTTTTGTCACCGTTAACAAGGACACCTATTTGGAGGCCGACGGGTCGGTTTCCGAGTGGGACGTGATCGCGGGACCGGACTCTGCCGCGATGCTGGCCTTCACCCCTGGCGGCGCGGATGTGGTTCTTTTTGAGCAGTTCCGCGTAGGGCCTGGCAAGACACTCCTGGAACTTCCGGGTGGATACGTGAACCACGGCGAAACACCCCAGGACGCAGCCCACCGGGAGATGGCCGAAGAAACCGGCTACAAGTCATCCGCTGTGTACTACGCAGGATCCGAATGGTGGTCCGCCCGTTCTTCCCGCAGGAAACACGTGTCCATCGCGGCAGAAGCCCGCCCCGAAGGCGCCCCGCAATGGGACGCTTCCGAGGCGGGCTTTGTGCGGCTCCTCCCCAGCCAGGACCTGATGGAATTCCTGCTGGCGGGCGAGCTCACGGATGCAGGGTTGGCATGCCGGGGACTCCTGAAGTTTGCGGTCAGCGCCTCTCTGGACCCTGCACTGCAGAAGCTCCAAACCGTGGTGCGGAAACTCCTCCCCGGCGCCTAA
- a CDS encoding ABC transporter ATP-binding protein — MTIHASFDHFSKKRGNRYAVEDLTFDVHAGTVVGLMGPNGAGKSTALAGLTGLLEPTSGRALVFGSDYRALKSPATSVGVSLDGMEVEPGLTGRRHLRIYQLAAGAASARVDHVLELVDLTADAGRKVGDYSLGMRQRLGIASALIGDPRLLVLDEPANGLDPEGIQWLRRFLREFAAGGGSALVSSHQLTELEQVADHVVILKQKMLFTGTLRQAKSMGNGSLESAYFAILEAAP; from the coding sequence ATGACCATCCACGCAAGCTTTGACCACTTCAGCAAAAAGCGGGGGAACCGCTACGCGGTAGAGGACCTCACCTTTGATGTTCATGCGGGCACCGTGGTGGGTCTTATGGGGCCCAACGGAGCCGGGAAAAGCACCGCGCTGGCCGGCCTCACTGGACTGTTGGAACCAACGTCCGGCCGCGCCTTGGTGTTCGGGTCCGATTACCGTGCCCTGAAAAGCCCGGCCACCTCCGTGGGGGTGAGCTTGGACGGCATGGAGGTGGAGCCGGGGCTGACCGGGCGCCGCCACCTAAGGATTTACCAGCTGGCCGCGGGAGCCGCTTCCGCGCGGGTGGACCACGTGCTGGAACTGGTGGATCTGACTGCTGACGCCGGCAGGAAGGTTGGTGATTACTCGCTGGGGATGCGGCAACGGCTGGGCATTGCCTCCGCACTGATCGGCGATCCCCGGCTGCTGGTGCTGGACGAGCCGGCCAACGGGCTGGATCCGGAGGGTATTCAATGGCTCCGCCGGTTCCTCCGCGAATTCGCTGCCGGTGGTGGGAGCGCTCTGGTCTCCAGCCATCAGCTCACCGAGCTGGAACAGGTGGCGGACCACGTGGTGATCCTCAAGCAGAAGATGCTGTTTACAGGGACGCTGCGCCAGGCGAAATCCATGGGCAACGGCAGCCTGGAATCCGCCTACTTCGCCATCCTTGAGGCCGCCCCATGA
- the mpaP gene encoding daptide biosynthesis intramembrane metalloprotease, which translates to MRWIKEPQAAGPAVEWPVRLAPAASIDQPLQEGGPWIVAINGVPKARVSADVALFLKALDGRMDPAQVAIRLGSPWTAADVMGIVRRLAPTGMFDDGAKPASLRRVQFRAPLTVQFTLFNPTKLLRSLRPAVAVLMRPMGAVAALLLLLAGLVGAVAAGPQMWTVLASPLPIEAYLYVVMAMFISTLLHELSHGMALTYFGGTPRRIGIMLFYLSPAFFCDVTDGWRLGSRKQRVLIAMAGPLAHVALGSIALATQMVLPESALKEAAVLYGMICYAVAVLNLFPFIKLDGYVALMSALDVPHLRQKSLDALGDVARGSILGARREHPGRGFLPWFGLACFVSGVIFMVVGFQRLLPIFLQLGFAGHAVVFLVLCLLLVMAGRGIYRFFRAGAANGSPLWRRTVVSFLGIAGAAALTAIIPVTPVTVAGYVYNHGELSIVVPLGSPGAGFTAGDHVTLQSQGMIIHENLGHATLGDRPPSDISAPLDTVVPVALDQQSIPAVAYPATLESGINLSSSGRAEIVSQHSTSLGQWLWDSLTSSPLWPAGPVHPSDARKAQP; encoded by the coding sequence ATGAGGTGGATCAAGGAACCCCAAGCTGCCGGACCAGCCGTCGAATGGCCCGTCCGGTTGGCCCCCGCTGCTTCCATAGACCAGCCGCTGCAGGAGGGCGGGCCGTGGATCGTGGCGATCAACGGTGTGCCGAAAGCCCGGGTCTCTGCCGACGTCGCACTTTTCCTCAAAGCCTTGGACGGGCGTATGGATCCGGCCCAGGTGGCCATCCGTCTGGGGTCGCCGTGGACTGCTGCGGACGTCATGGGAATCGTCCGGCGCTTGGCGCCCACTGGAATGTTCGACGACGGCGCCAAGCCGGCTTCGCTGCGCAGGGTCCAGTTCCGGGCCCCACTGACAGTGCAGTTCACACTATTTAACCCAACAAAGCTTTTACGCAGTCTCCGGCCGGCCGTTGCGGTGCTGATGCGCCCGATGGGAGCCGTTGCCGCACTCCTTCTTTTGCTCGCCGGATTGGTGGGAGCTGTTGCGGCCGGCCCTCAGATGTGGACGGTGCTGGCGTCTCCGCTCCCCATCGAGGCCTACCTTTACGTTGTGATGGCCATGTTCATCTCCACACTGCTGCACGAACTGTCACATGGCATGGCGCTGACATACTTTGGCGGAACCCCGCGGCGGATCGGCATCATGCTGTTCTACTTATCGCCGGCGTTCTTTTGCGATGTCACGGACGGGTGGCGTCTGGGATCGAGGAAGCAGCGGGTGCTGATAGCCATGGCTGGCCCCTTGGCGCACGTCGCCTTGGGAAGCATTGCCCTGGCAACCCAGATGGTCCTGCCTGAGTCAGCTTTGAAAGAGGCCGCCGTCCTCTACGGCATGATTTGTTACGCCGTGGCGGTGCTGAACCTCTTTCCGTTCATCAAGTTGGACGGGTACGTGGCTCTGATGTCGGCACTGGATGTGCCGCACCTCCGGCAGAAGTCGCTGGATGCTCTGGGCGACGTGGCGCGTGGCAGCATCCTGGGCGCCCGGCGTGAGCACCCAGGCCGGGGTTTCCTGCCGTGGTTCGGCCTGGCATGCTTCGTGTCCGGCGTCATCTTCATGGTGGTGGGCTTCCAACGGTTGTTGCCCATCTTCCTGCAACTGGGCTTTGCCGGGCACGCGGTGGTGTTCCTGGTTCTCTGCCTCCTGTTGGTGATGGCCGGCAGGGGGATTTACCGGTTCTTTCGAGCCGGCGCTGCAAACGGGAGCCCTCTGTGGCGTCGAACCGTGGTGTCATTTCTGGGAATCGCGGGTGCCGCGGCGCTCACTGCGATCATCCCCGTCACGCCGGTGACCGTTGCCGGGTATGTGTACAACCACGGTGAACTCAGCATCGTGGTGCCGCTGGGAAGCCCTGGCGCCGGCTTCACCGCAGGGGATCACGTGACCCTGCAATCCCAAGGGATGATCATCCACGAAAACCTGGGCCACGCCACCCTGGGTGACCGGCCGCCGTCGGACATTTCCGCTCCGTTGGACACCGTGGTTCCCGTCGCGCTGGACCAACAAAGCATCCCGGCCGTTGCCTACCCGGCCACGCTGGAGTCCGGCATCAACCTCTCGTCCTCGGGAAGGGCCGAAATCGTCAGCCAGCACTCCACCAGCCTGGGGCAGTGGTTGTGGGACTCACTGACCAGTTCGCCGCTGTGGCCGGCAGGCCCGGTTCACCCATCCGACGCAAGGAAGGCGCAGCCATGA
- a CDS encoding YcaO-like family protein yields MSESSVYVPNSVGLWRTVGVLAGAKASGFAGAVGAFDINKRASMTRGAGEAVERFALIPKQADDVHLLVHQAALEKRIDFVTAGLGRASALAYELPWYRAANLANGKETHMPAPLVDYAPKMTSTAGAANLWDPFFDPSPNGAASGPSEEFAQLAGISEVLERDAFLSAWQQQAPLRVVDVPELPDTPDAAGLLRLLAAGKAVGVMPTLAFVPTEGSPLVTAVCIITQTAGSRPFAAVGLKASPDPLRALVGALQEGLQIRELFLARTPAAVSPTAVTDDDTRAEFWTTPAAISAMSEWIRSFAPARLPAQHPAPTVTTLVQHLAQRSIPALWVSLTHRLPDHIRGMGWVAGKAICPGAVPLTMDETKGLPRPGQSPIPHPLI; encoded by the coding sequence GTGTCTGAATCCTCCGTTTACGTTCCCAACAGTGTTGGCCTGTGGCGGACTGTGGGTGTGTTGGCGGGCGCCAAGGCGTCCGGTTTCGCCGGCGCGGTGGGTGCTTTCGATATCAACAAGCGCGCCTCCATGACGCGTGGTGCCGGTGAAGCTGTTGAGCGCTTTGCGCTGATCCCCAAGCAGGCAGATGATGTCCACCTCTTGGTCCACCAGGCCGCATTGGAGAAGCGGATCGATTTTGTCACTGCAGGCCTGGGCCGGGCATCGGCGCTGGCATACGAGCTCCCCTGGTATCGCGCAGCCAACCTGGCCAACGGCAAGGAAACCCATATGCCAGCGCCCTTGGTGGACTACGCGCCGAAGATGACCTCCACTGCCGGGGCCGCCAATTTATGGGATCCGTTCTTTGACCCGTCTCCCAACGGTGCAGCGTCCGGGCCCTCCGAGGAGTTCGCGCAGCTGGCCGGTATCTCCGAGGTCCTGGAGCGGGATGCCTTTCTCTCCGCCTGGCAGCAGCAGGCACCGCTCCGGGTGGTTGACGTCCCGGAACTTCCTGACACGCCGGACGCGGCCGGGCTGCTGAGGCTGCTTGCCGCCGGGAAAGCCGTGGGAGTGATGCCAACACTGGCTTTCGTCCCCACCGAGGGGAGTCCGTTGGTCACTGCCGTGTGCATCATTACCCAAACCGCCGGCTCCCGGCCCTTCGCGGCTGTGGGCTTAAAAGCATCGCCGGATCCTTTGCGGGCCCTGGTGGGAGCACTCCAAGAGGGACTGCAGATCCGCGAACTCTTCCTGGCACGGACCCCGGCAGCAGTGTCCCCAACGGCAGTGACCGACGATGATACGCGCGCGGAGTTCTGGACAACGCCGGCCGCCATCAGTGCGATGAGTGAGTGGATCCGGTCCTTCGCACCCGCGCGTCTTCCGGCCCAACACCCTGCGCCCACCGTCACCACCCTTGTGCAGCATCTGGCCCAGCGCTCCATCCCGGCGCTCTGGGTCAGCCTGACGCACCGCTTGCCGGACCACATCCGGGGCATGGGCTGGGTGGCCGGAAAAGCGATCTGCCCAGGAGCCGTGCCTTTAACCATGGACGAAACCAAAGGGCTCCCCCGCCCCGGACAGTCCCCCATCCCGCACCCCTTGATATGA
- the mpaM gene encoding daptide-type RiPP biosynthesis methyltransferase has protein sequence MKTAPDKTADAILRVLGHLDPPQDLYSVPGSRLYDQVTANDLTELPEILTAARKTEGPILELAAGSGRITRPLLALGRPLTAVDSSPEMLDLLKAKVATQAFNPRRVAVEFVEGDMSRCAFDAGYGCVVLGASSITLLDQPARRELFHNVRACLAKDGRFLLTVLNADSHPEVIDDGGATVSPFGDDSFLITSESRDAANGARHVTMIHVSFNEGGTYRTSAFSSDIALVSNQLIADEMAAAGLTIQERRPVRLVTPAAGLKDIELWVCGA, from the coding sequence ATGAAAACCGCACCCGACAAGACGGCTGACGCGATCCTGCGCGTCCTTGGGCATCTGGATCCACCCCAGGATCTGTACAGCGTCCCTGGTTCCCGCCTGTACGACCAAGTCACGGCGAATGACCTCACCGAACTCCCCGAAATCCTCACTGCAGCGCGAAAAACCGAGGGACCAATCCTTGAACTGGCGGCCGGTTCCGGACGAATCACCCGGCCGCTCCTGGCGCTGGGACGTCCGCTGACCGCCGTCGACTCTTCCCCCGAAATGCTCGACCTGCTCAAGGCAAAGGTGGCAACCCAGGCGTTCAATCCGCGCCGTGTTGCTGTTGAGTTTGTGGAAGGGGACATGTCCCGCTGTGCGTTCGACGCCGGCTACGGTTGCGTTGTCCTGGGCGCCAGTTCCATCACGCTCCTTGACCAGCCGGCCCGGCGTGAGTTGTTCCACAACGTCCGCGCCTGCCTGGCCAAAGACGGCCGCTTCCTGCTGACCGTCCTGAATGCGGACAGCCACCCTGAAGTGATTGACGACGGCGGCGCGACAGTTTCGCCGTTTGGCGACGACTCATTCCTGATCACCTCGGAAAGCCGGGACGCTGCCAACGGCGCCCGCCATGTGACCATGATCCACGTCAGTTTCAACGAGGGCGGCACGTACAGAACCTCCGCCTTTTCCAGCGACATTGCCCTTGTCAGCAACCAGCTCATCGCCGACGAGATGGCTGCGGCGGGACTCACCATCCAGGAGCGGCGTCCTGTTCGCCTGGTGACGCCCGCCGCCGGGTTGAAGGACATTGAGCTGTGGGTGTGCGGCGCATGA
- a CDS encoding daptide-type RiPP, with protein sequence MTAYPALQLSIEELENLDTPDDTPWYIRVGDVIIIAGVVVGLAAT encoded by the coding sequence ATGACCGCTTACCCCGCCCTGCAACTCTCCATCGAAGAGCTGGAGAACCTCGACACACCGGACGATACACCGTGGTACATCCGGGTCGGTGACGTGATCATCATCGCCGGCGTCGTGGTTGGCCTGGCCGCCACGTAA
- a CDS encoding daptide-type RiPP — protein MQQQLNLSIQEVESLDTPDFQNWFIGVSQGVAIGLIAVSIT, from the coding sequence ATGCAGCAACAGCTCAACCTCTCCATCCAGGAGGTGGAGTCCCTGGACACCCCGGACTTCCAAAACTGGTTCATCGGGGTATCGCAGGGAGTCGCGATCGGCCTCATCGCCGTCAGCATCACCTAG
- a CDS encoding daptide-type RiPP, whose protein sequence is MNSNAALKALDLRIQELEPMDVPDDWDERIKGITAGLALVGIAVGIT, encoded by the coding sequence ATGAACAGCAACGCTGCACTCAAGGCCTTGGATCTTCGCATCCAGGAACTGGAGCCCATGGACGTTCCGGATGACTGGGACGAACGGATCAAGGGCATCACCGCCGGGCTGGCACTGGTGGGAATCGCCGTCGGCATTACCTGA